A genomic segment from Gilvibacter sp. SZ-19 encodes:
- a CDS encoding DNA polymerase III subunit gamma/tau: MEHFIVSARKYRPATFKEVVGQGAITNTLENAIANDHLAQALLFTGPRGVGKTTCARILAKRINADDNTAEDEDFAFNIFELDAASNNSVDDIRNLIDQVRIPPQVGKFKVYIIDEVHMLSAAAFNAFLKTLEEPPKHAIFILATTEKHKIIPTILSRCQIFDFKRITVKDIKEHLMHVAASEGITADEDGLQIIAQKADGALRDALSIFDRVVSFSGKDLTRQAVTENLNVLDYTTYFKVTDLILANKIPELLLEYDNILSQGFDGHHFIAGLASHFRDLLVGQQPQTNELLEVGPDIKAKYLDQSQRCDKQFLITAIDKANSCDLQFRSSRNQRLLVELCLMQLASITFDGEKKKSPDYLIPASHFKTVRPVERLDVPNAKVAPAKAPVQNEPAPSPQLTNPQQHEILATPQQKTETKPETAPPPNAKPALNIGVNSGKKVSALSLKSIKEKQQLQAQNAKEDKAADLPKEDFSQEALEENWKAYTAKMEKKGRYNLVSHLSMALPQKQDNHLVLEYPNATIKVELESASHELLAFLRKRLKNYDIELDIRVNEEIQKRYAYTPREKYDKLKEINPLMDTLRQEFDLEI; the protein is encoded by the coding sequence ATGGAACACTTTATTGTATCGGCTAGAAAATACCGCCCTGCAACCTTTAAAGAGGTAGTGGGACAAGGCGCTATTACCAATACCTTAGAGAACGCCATTGCTAATGATCATTTGGCGCAAGCCTTATTGTTTACAGGGCCTCGTGGCGTAGGAAAGACTACCTGTGCTCGTATTTTGGCCAAGCGTATCAATGCCGATGATAACACGGCGGAAGACGAGGATTTTGCCTTTAACATCTTTGAGTTGGATGCAGCCTCGAACAACTCTGTGGACGATATCAGAAATCTGATCGATCAGGTGCGGATACCACCACAGGTAGGAAAGTTCAAGGTCTATATCATTGACGAGGTACATATGCTTTCTGCTGCGGCTTTCAACGCTTTCTTGAAAACGCTGGAAGAGCCCCCCAAGCACGCCATTTTTATTTTGGCGACCACAGAAAAGCACAAGATCATACCAACCATATTATCGCGCTGTCAGATCTTTGATTTTAAACGGATCACCGTCAAGGACATCAAGGAGCATTTGATGCACGTAGCGGCTTCAGAAGGAATAACTGCGGACGAAGACGGCTTACAGATCATTGCACAAAAGGCAGATGGTGCCTTACGCGACGCCTTGTCTATTTTTGATAGGGTGGTGAGTTTTTCGGGTAAAGATTTGACCCGTCAGGCCGTTACAGAGAACCTCAATGTACTGGATTACACCACTTATTTTAAGGTGACCGATTTGATCTTAGCCAATAAGATCCCGGAATTGCTTTTGGAGTACGATAACATCCTCTCTCAAGGCTTTGACGGACACCACTTTATTGCAGGCCTGGCATCTCATTTTAGAGACCTCTTGGTTGGGCAACAACCTCAGACCAACGAGCTATTAGAAGTTGGCCCAGACATCAAAGCGAAGTATCTAGACCAGTCACAGCGTTGTGACAAACAATTCCTGATCACTGCCATAGATAAGGCCAACAGCTGTGACCTGCAGTTTCGCAGTAGCAGAAATCAACGCTTATTGGTTGAACTTTGTTTAATGCAACTCGCCTCTATCACTTTTGATGGAGAAAAAAAAAAGTCTCCTGACTACCTAATTCCAGCCTCTCACTTTAAAACTGTTCGTCCCGTTGAGCGACTGGATGTGCCAAATGCCAAAGTAGCTCCTGCTAAAGCTCCTGTACAAAATGAGCCGGCACCAAGTCCGCAGCTAACAAATCCGCAGCAACACGAAATACTGGCAACTCCGCAGCAAAAAACAGAGACAAAACCAGAAACTGCTCCCCCACCCAATGCAAAACCAGCCTTGAACATCGGAGTGAACTCCGGCAAAAAAGTTTCTGCACTTTCTTTAAAGTCTATTAAAGAAAAGCAGCAATTACAGGCACAGAACGCCAAAGAAGACAAGGCTGCAGACCTACCAAAAGAAGATTTCTCTCAGGAAGCCTTAGAAGAAAATTGGAAAGCCTACACCGCCAAAATGGAGAAAAAGGGCCGTTATAATCTGGTTTCGCATTTAAGCATGGCCCTACCGCAGAAACAAGACAATCATCTGGTTTTGGAATATCCGAATGCCACTATAAAAGTGGAACTGGAATCTGCATCTCACGAGCTGTTGGCATTCTTAAGAAAGCGACTTAAAAATTACGATATAGAACTCGATATTCGCGTGAATGAAGAGATCCAAAAGCGATATGCGTATACTCCTAGAGAAAAGTACGACAAGCTTAAAGAGATCAATCCGCTAATGGATACTTTACGCCAAGAATTCGACCTGGAAATTTAA
- a CDS encoding tRNA-(ms[2]io[6]A)-hydroxylase: MLGLKLPTDPRWVNIVEKNIDEILTDHAYCEQKAASTAISLIIGYPEYTELVAEMTLLAQEEMSHFKMVHDRIVARGGHLGRERKDAYVNQLMKFFPKGGSRNDQLIHRLLYAALIEARSCERFRLLSEELEDEKLADFYRKLMISEANHYTMFLKFARKYGEREAVDKKWQALLDFEAEIMKDLSKSETIHG; the protein is encoded by the coding sequence ATGTTAGGACTTAAACTACCCACAGACCCGCGTTGGGTCAATATCGTTGAAAAGAATATAGACGAGATTCTTACCGATCACGCCTATTGCGAGCAAAAGGCGGCAAGTACGGCGATATCACTGATCATCGGATATCCGGAATACACCGAACTGGTGGCAGAAATGACCCTTTTGGCACAAGAAGAAATGAGCCATTTTAAAATGGTACACGATCGTATAGTAGCCCGTGGAGGCCATCTGGGCAGAGAACGCAAAGATGCCTATGTGAATCAACTTATGAAGTTCTTTCCAAAAGGTGGAAGTCGCAACGACCAATTGATCCACAGATTGCTGTACGCGGCACTTATAGAAGCGCGAAGTTGTGAGCGCTTTAGACTGCTTAGCGAGGAATTAGAAGATGAAAAGCTGGCCGATTTTTACCGCAAATTGATGATCTCTGAAGCCAATCACTACACCATGTTCTTAAAATTTGCCCGTAAATATGGAGAACGTGAAGCTGTAGACAAGAAATGGCAAGCGCTTTTGGATTTCGAAGCCGAGATCATGAAAGATCTGAGCAAATCAGAAACCATACACGGTTAA
- a CDS encoding ribonuclease Z: MKLTILGCHSATPRTHTHPTAQVLELRGSHFLIDCGEGTQVQLRRSKIKFTRVQQVFISHLHGDHYFGLIGLISTFQLLGRRTPLTIYAPKGLKEVISLQLRLGNSWPQFELNFVELSSKESSLIYEDDTVLVYTIPLDHRIYTNGFLFKEKPGPRKLDPKAAAAANIDTAYFRKLKMGKDVPNRDGVLIDHTKVTLDPDPVRSYAYCSDTAFAPENVPLIQNVDALYHESTFLQEHEHLCEATKHSTAKQAATIAKMAGVGRLILGHYSTRYEDLSAFQAEAQEVFAAVELAEDLKEFSW, translated from the coding sequence TTGAAACTTACAATCCTGGGTTGTCATTCTGCAACTCCTCGTACACATACTCATCCGACAGCTCAAGTATTAGAGCTGAGAGGAAGCCATTTTCTCATTGACTGTGGCGAAGGTACTCAGGTACAGTTAAGACGCTCCAAGATCAAGTTTACACGGGTGCAACAGGTGTTTATTTCGCATTTGCACGGAGATCATTATTTCGGCTTGATCGGCTTGATCTCTACTTTTCAATTGTTGGGAAGACGCACACCTTTGACCATTTATGCGCCAAAAGGCCTAAAGGAGGTGATCAGCTTACAACTGCGCCTGGGTAACTCCTGGCCGCAATTTGAACTCAATTTTGTAGAGCTCAGCAGTAAAGAATCGAGCTTGATCTATGAAGATGATACGGTTTTGGTTTACACCATCCCATTAGATCATCGTATTTATACCAACGGATTCTTGTTCAAGGAGAAACCGGGGCCGAGAAAATTAGACCCCAAGGCTGCAGCAGCGGCCAATATAGACACGGCTTATTTTAGAAAGCTTAAAATGGGCAAAGATGTACCCAATCGCGACGGAGTTCTTATAGATCATACCAAGGTCACTTTAGATCCAGATCCGGTAAGATCATATGCCTATTGCAGTGACACTGCTTTTGCTCCTGAGAATGTACCACTTATTCAAAATGTAGACGCCCTATATCACGAGAGTACCTTCTTGCAAGAGCACGAGCATTTGTGTGAGGCTACCAAGCACAGCACAGCCAAACAGGCTGCCACCATTGCAAAGATGGCAGGCGTAGGTCGGTTGATCTTAGGACATTACTCTACCCGTTATGAAGATCTCAGCGCTTTTCAAGCGGAGGCGCAAGAGGTTTTTGCTGCTGTAGAACTAGCCGAAGATCTCAAAGAGTTTTCTTGGTAG
- a CDS encoding ribonuclease Z: MTVKEQDTFLLLTDDYNDPKDFADFLTREVPKSYGDKNLVIELTKYADFTLGHLLHFLKVSNEHRAKKLSFVMICTDVPVDDIPFEMVVVPTLTEAADIIEMEAIERDLGF; this comes from the coding sequence ATGACCGTTAAAGAACAGGATACATTTTTACTTTTAACTGACGATTATAACGACCCGAAGGACTTTGCCGATTTTCTTACACGCGAAGTCCCTAAGAGCTATGGCGATAAGAACTTGGTGATCGAGTTGACCAAATATGCAGATTTCACCTTAGGTCATTTACTACATTTTTTAAAGGTCTCTAATGAGCATCGGGCCAAAAAGCTATCCTTTGTAATGATTTGCACCGACGTTCCGGTAGATGATATACCTTTTGAAATGGTTGTTGTTCCTACGCTTACCGAGGCGGCAGATATCATTGAAATGGAAGCCATAGAGCGCGATCTGGGCTTTTAA
- a CDS encoding DUF3822 family protein has protein sequence MTHPHERIKAVSTESIKRLSVQISLTGLSFLLEYSDADPWSYEHKLPSGLHPGDILLELQELMSSEPCLEAKAEEVVVIYHHTTFTFVPEVLFEPKNLADYLKYNAKILPRDYLDYDLLKSREMVNVYVPFTNINNYFFDRYGDFTFLHSTTVLLAAIARTNNTNKTQLNAHLDAETLLVAITSGRKVALINAFAVNCPEDFAYYLLFCMEQLQLDPKEVTAVLSGTIKEDDPYFELAYRYIKDVEVLSASQQPFLLKNVAGACE, from the coding sequence ATGACACACCCGCACGAAAGAATTAAAGCGGTTTCGACCGAAAGCATAAAAAGACTGTCCGTTCAAATTAGTTTGACCGGACTTTCTTTTTTATTGGAATATTCGGATGCCGACCCTTGGAGCTATGAGCACAAACTCCCCTCTGGCTTGCATCCGGGAGACATCTTATTGGAGCTACAGGAGTTGATGAGCAGTGAGCCGTGCTTGGAAGCAAAGGCAGAGGAAGTAGTCGTTATTTATCATCATACAACCTTCACTTTTGTTCCCGAAGTGCTTTTTGAGCCAAAAAATCTGGCCGACTATTTGAAATACAACGCCAAGATCTTGCCTAGGGATTATCTCGATTATGACCTGCTAAAGTCTAGAGAAATGGTCAATGTCTATGTTCCTTTTACCAACATCAACAATTACTTCTTTGACCGATACGGGGACTTTACCTTTTTGCACAGTACCACCGTATTGCTTGCAGCAATAGCGCGGACTAACAATACCAACAAGACGCAGCTTAACGCACATTTGGATGCAGAGACCTTATTGGTTGCCATAACCAGCGGACGCAAAGTAGCCCTTATCAATGCCTTTGCCGTGAACTGTCCGGAAGACTTTGCTTATTATCTCTTATTCTGCATGGAACAACTTCAGTTGGATCCAAAAGAAGTTACTGCTGTGCTCAGTGGAACGATCAAAGAAGACGACCCTTATTTTGAATTGGCGTATCGCTACATCAAGGATGTTGAAGTGCTGTCGGCTTCTCAGCAGCCTTTTCTACTTAAAAATGTTGCCGGCGCATGCGAATAA
- the ppk1 gene encoding polyphosphate kinase 1 — MNELQERYINREISWLQFNERVLQEAADTTVPLIERIRFLGIFSNNLDEFFKVRYAFVKRIVDAGKGGRSALKGIAAQDLLEQITEIVIEHQSESLKILEGIYQELEKENIFVIDETQVSQRQHEFIADYFQNKVSPALGVIMLSDKTSFPKMQDAAAYLMVRMEMREDEKILDEKVNFALIEIPRYLDRFIILPQEGNKQFVILLDDLIRYSLGTIFSLFKYESIEAHMIKITRDAGLDMDSDLSKSFIAKISKSVKERSSGEPVRFVYDKSIQQDTLNYLLEKMEVDATDSVIPGGRYHYRRDYMKFPSFGRQDLLYDKIKPLPVPGLHGSDSILDAIDEKDALLYAPYHDFTYVIRFLREAALDPRVEKIKITIYRLAEISHIAGSLINAAKNGKEVTVQIELQARFDEEANIRYAEQMQQEGVHLIFGVTGLKVHSKACVIERNHGKKSKRYGFISTGNFNESTAKIYTDYTLFTANQKILKEVNKVFDFLEVNYKIKKYNHLMVSPHYTRNVLYNLIEDEIENHRNGLPSGIKIKLNNLSDYPMIDKLYEASQAGVPIKLIARGICCLIPGIVGVSENIEVISIVDKFLEHPRVFIFENQGDPKIYISSADFMTRNLDRRVEIGCPIYDPEIKQEIMDTFDISWRDNVKARVISEKQDNAYRKRNGETPIRSQFEMYSYYQQKLASN; from the coding sequence ATGAACGAACTTCAAGAACGATACATCAATAGGGAGATCAGTTGGCTCCAATTCAACGAACGCGTATTGCAAGAAGCTGCAGATACCACGGTACCCTTAATTGAAAGGATCAGATTCTTAGGAATATTCTCGAACAACTTGGATGAGTTCTTTAAAGTTCGTTACGCCTTTGTAAAGCGCATAGTCGATGCCGGGAAAGGCGGGCGTTCGGCTTTAAAAGGGATAGCTGCCCAAGATCTTTTGGAACAGATCACGGAGATCGTGATAGAGCATCAGTCCGAGAGTTTGAAAATCTTGGAAGGAATTTACCAAGAGCTTGAAAAAGAGAACATCTTTGTTATCGACGAGACGCAAGTGAGTCAGCGGCAGCACGAATTCATAGCAGATTACTTTCAGAATAAGGTGAGTCCTGCTTTAGGGGTGATCATGCTGAGTGACAAGACAAGTTTCCCCAAAATGCAGGATGCCGCGGCCTATTTGATGGTGCGCATGGAAATGCGAGAAGACGAAAAGATACTCGACGAGAAGGTGAATTTCGCACTTATTGAGATTCCACGCTATTTAGACCGATTCATTATTTTACCTCAAGAAGGAAACAAGCAATTCGTCATACTTCTGGACGATCTTATCCGTTATTCGCTGGGTACTATTTTTAGTCTGTTCAAGTACGAATCCATAGAGGCGCATATGATCAAGATCACCAGAGACGCCGGCTTGGATATGGACAGCGACCTGAGTAAAAGCTTTATTGCCAAGATCTCCAAAAGTGTTAAGGAACGATCTTCCGGAGAACCGGTGCGCTTTGTTTACGACAAATCCATTCAACAGGACACACTAAATTATCTGTTGGAAAAAATGGAGGTAGATGCTACAGATAGCGTTATCCCAGGCGGACGTTACCACTACCGACGCGATTATATGAAGTTTCCGAGCTTTGGCAGGCAGGACCTGTTATACGATAAGATCAAACCCTTACCAGTACCAGGACTGCACGGCTCAGACAGTATACTCGACGCCATAGATGAAAAGGACGCACTGCTTTATGCTCCTTATCACGATTTTACCTATGTGATCCGTTTCTTGCGAGAAGCCGCTTTGGATCCGCGGGTAGAAAAGATCAAGATCACCATCTACCGCTTGGCAGAGATCTCCCACATAGCCGGTTCCTTGATCAATGCCGCAAAGAACGGTAAAGAGGTCACAGTGCAGATCGAATTACAGGCGCGATTCGACGAAGAAGCAAATATTCGCTATGCCGAGCAAATGCAGCAAGAAGGGGTACATCTTATATTTGGTGTCACCGGGCTTAAAGTACATAGTAAAGCCTGTGTTATTGAGCGAAATCACGGCAAGAAAAGCAAACGTTACGGCTTTATTAGTACAGGGAACTTCAATGAATCCACGGCTAAGATCTATACCGATTACACCTTGTTTACAGCTAACCAAAAGATACTTAAGGAGGTGAACAAGGTATTTGATTTCTTGGAGGTAAACTACAAGATCAAAAAGTACAATCACCTCATGGTCTCCCCGCATTATACGCGAAATGTGCTTTATAACCTTATTGAGGATGAGATAGAGAACCACCGCAATGGTTTGCCGAGTGGGATCAAGATAAAACTCAACAATTTGTCGGACTATCCTATGATAGATAAGCTCTACGAGGCTTCTCAGGCGGGAGTACCGATAAAATTGATCGCTCGGGGTATCTGTTGTCTGATCCCTGGGATAGTTGGCGTTAGCGAGAATATCGAGGTGATCAGTATAGTCGATAAGTTCCTAGAACACCCCAGAGTGTTTATCTTTGAAAACCAAGGCGACCCCAAGATCTACATCTCTTCGGCCGATTTTATGACCCGTAACCTCGACAGACGTGTAGAAATTGGTTGTCCAATTTACGATCCGGAGATCAAGCAGGAGATCATGGACACTTTTGATATCAGCTGGCGAGATAATGTCAAAGCCAGGGTTATCAGTGAAAAACAAGACAACGCCTATAGAAAGCGCAACGGAGAAACTCCAATTCGCTCACAATTTGAAATGTATTCTTATTACCAACAAAAGCTTGCGTCAAATTGA
- a CDS encoding ATP-dependent RecD-like DNA helicase — protein sequence MQPQEFYEILRENFPHQPTLTQQKALQLLALYCCKSAPDELFVLKGYAGTGKTSIMATLVSQLWKLKKSAYLLAPTGRAAKVLGNYSGRQAHTIHRKIYTPRKKKGGGITFVKRPNKHRNTIFIVDEASMIPDMQLNATSQERSSLLEDLVQYVYSGHGCRLILIGDTAQLPPVKLDVSPALDEDLMARFFDKKVNVMELNEVVRQQMDSGILFNATEIRDRLSHEFYEGYQFKLSDFHDMVRPTDGQEVMDALNDAYSDQGTEGAIVIVRSNKRANLFNQQIRQRILFKEGELEAGDFLMVVKNNYFWLKPDSAAGFVANGDIIEVLEIHAISDLYGFRFATVTVRMVDYPEMKPFETVLLLDTLMAETPSLPYEDSNRLYEAVKEDYEDEVSHYKKFLAIKNNKYFNAMQVKFAYAITCHKSQGGQWPTVFIEQPYLPEGPDKSYFRWLYTALTRASEKVYLLGFSRSFFAED from the coding sequence ATGCAACCTCAAGAATTTTACGAAATTCTGCGCGAAAACTTTCCTCATCAGCCTACTTTAACACAGCAGAAAGCCTTGCAGTTGTTGGCTTTATATTGCTGTAAATCAGCCCCTGATGAGTTGTTTGTGCTCAAAGGTTATGCCGGTACCGGAAAGACCTCAATCATGGCCACTTTGGTCAGTCAGCTCTGGAAGTTGAAAAAGTCGGCCTACTTATTGGCACCAACGGGTAGAGCAGCGAAGGTATTGGGTAATTATTCTGGCAGACAGGCACATACCATCCACCGTAAAATATATACGCCCCGAAAAAAGAAAGGCGGCGGGATCACTTTTGTAAAACGACCAAACAAGCACAGAAATACGATTTTTATCGTCGATGAGGCCTCCATGATACCTGACATGCAGCTTAATGCTACCTCTCAGGAACGATCCTCGCTCTTAGAAGATCTGGTGCAATACGTATACAGTGGGCACGGTTGTAGATTGATCCTTATTGGGGACACAGCCCAGCTGCCGCCGGTTAAATTAGATGTGAGTCCGGCCTTAGACGAAGATCTTATGGCCCGTTTCTTTGACAAAAAGGTGAATGTCATGGAACTCAACGAAGTGGTACGGCAGCAAATGGACAGTGGTATCTTATTCAATGCTACCGAGATCAGAGATCGCTTGTCTCATGAATTCTACGAGGGCTATCAGTTCAAACTGAGCGACTTTCACGATATGGTTAGGCCAACAGACGGTCAAGAAGTTATGGATGCCCTTAACGATGCTTATAGCGATCAAGGTACAGAAGGTGCCATAGTCATTGTGCGGTCTAACAAACGTGCAAATTTGTTCAATCAGCAGATAAGGCAGCGAATCCTTTTTAAAGAAGGAGAGTTGGAGGCGGGAGATTTCCTCATGGTAGTCAAGAACAACTATTTCTGGTTAAAGCCAGATAGTGCCGCGGGCTTTGTGGCGAACGGAGATATTATTGAAGTTTTAGAGATCCATGCCATTAGCGATCTTTACGGATTTAGATTTGCGACCGTTACGGTACGCATGGTAGATTATCCCGAGATGAAACCATTTGAGACGGTCTTGCTGTTAGATACTTTAATGGCAGAAACACCATCCTTGCCTTATGAAGATTCCAACCGACTTTACGAGGCGGTAAAAGAGGATTACGAAGATGAAGTCTCTCATTACAAGAAGTTTTTGGCCATTAAGAACAACAAGTATTTCAACGCCATGCAGGTCAAATTCGCTTATGCCATCACTTGTCATAAGTCACAAGGAGGGCAATGGCCAACGGTTTTTATAGAACAACCCTATTTGCCCGAAGGCCCTGATAAGTCTTATTTCAGATGGTTGTACACGGCACTGACACGGGCCAGTGAAAAAGTCTATTTGCTAGGGTTTTCAAGATCTTTCTTTGCAGAGGACTGA
- a CDS encoding ethanolamine ammonia-lyase reactivating factor EutA yields MIVIKKYGAIDIGSNAIRLLIATVTQLDDGPTNFKKTSLVRVPIRLGADVFEQGAISKANIDRMIEAMKAFKMLMNVHKIEAYRACATSAMREARNGHAVAERIANEAGIHIHIIDGKEEAAIIASTDLKTLIDDERNFLYVDVGGGSTEFTVYGHGKVLASKSFKLGTVRLLNDQVDDDLWDKVKRWIKANTSELDDVSLIGSGGNINSIYKESGIKIGRPLTYLFLSNHYKILQKFSYEERIARLGMNPDRADVIIPATRIYLSAMKWAKADYIYVPKIGLADGIIKTLHQEHSAHQLQVK; encoded by the coding sequence TTGATAGTTATAAAGAAATACGGAGCCATTGATATTGGATCTAACGCTATACGACTACTTATTGCCACGGTCACGCAACTGGATGACGGACCGACCAATTTTAAAAAGACCTCCTTGGTTCGCGTTCCTATACGTTTAGGAGCGGATGTGTTTGAACAGGGAGCCATTAGCAAGGCGAATATAGATCGTATGATAGAGGCCATGAAGGCCTTTAAAATGCTCATGAACGTCCATAAGATAGAAGCTTATAGAGCCTGTGCGACCTCTGCCATGCGCGAAGCGCGTAACGGGCATGCCGTAGCAGAACGTATAGCCAACGAGGCCGGAATTCACATTCATATCATAGACGGTAAAGAGGAGGCGGCGATCATTGCCTCCACAGATCTTAAGACCTTAATCGATGACGAGCGCAACTTCTTGTATGTAGACGTAGGAGGGGGAAGCACAGAGTTCACCGTCTATGGTCACGGGAAAGTTTTGGCTTCAAAATCCTTTAAACTCGGTACGGTACGTCTTTTGAATGATCAAGTGGACGACGATCTTTGGGACAAGGTAAAACGATGGATCAAGGCCAATACCTCGGAACTAGACGATGTATCGCTGATCGGTTCCGGAGGAAACATCAACAGTATTTACAAGGAATCCGGAATTAAGATCGGTAGACCGCTTACTTATCTGTTTTTAAGTAATCATTACAAGATCCTTCAGAAATTTAGCTATGAGGAACGCATTGCTCGTCTTGGGATGAACCCTGACCGCGCGGATGTTATCATTCCTGCAACCCGCATTTACCTTTCGGCCATGAAGTGGGCCAAGGCAGATTATATCTATGTGCCTAAGATCGGACTAGCTGACGGGATCATTAAGACCTTGCACCAAGAACACAGTGCGCATCAGCTGCAAGTGAAGTAA
- the pdxH gene encoding pyridoxamine 5'-phosphate oxidase: MDQELYNFRKSYEKGALDKDSVDPNPLQQFRSWFHQVQDAGGVEEVNAMTLTTLSLDGYPKGRVVLLKKYNENGFYFYTNYHSEKGKAILAHPKVSLAFFWPTLERQVLIKGNASATSRIDSENYWDSRPLGSRLGAIVSDQSKEIPNREVLEDRLKKLEATFSEGDTVPCPDHWGGFLVSPVEIEFWQGRPNRLHDRILYRLQEDMNWEIVRLSP, from the coding sequence ATGGATCAAGAGCTGTATAATTTCAGAAAGTCGTATGAAAAAGGTGCCCTGGACAAAGACAGTGTAGACCCTAATCCACTGCAGCAGTTCCGCAGCTGGTTTCACCAAGTACAAGATGCCGGAGGCGTGGAGGAGGTCAATGCGATGACTTTAACCACCTTAAGTCTGGACGGTTATCCAAAAGGGCGCGTTGTGCTGCTAAAGAAGTACAATGAAAACGGTTTTTATTTTTACACCAACTACCACAGCGAAAAAGGGAAGGCTATCTTGGCGCATCCAAAAGTCTCTCTGGCTTTTTTTTGGCCTACGTTAGAACGTCAGGTCTTAATTAAGGGAAATGCTAGCGCTACAAGTCGTATTGACTCGGAGAACTATTGGGATTCGCGCCCATTGGGCAGTCGCTTAGGGGCTATTGTCTCAGATCAAAGTAAAGAGATCCCTAACAGAGAGGTCTTAGAAGATCGGCTTAAAAAATTGGAAGCTACCTTCTCAGAAGGTGATACTGTTCCTTGCCCCGATCATTGGGGAGGGTTTTTAGTATCCCCGGTGGAGATTGAATTCTGGCAGGGCCGACCCAACAGGCTGCACGACAGAATTCTCTACAGATTGCAAGAGGATATGAACTGGGAAATCGTAAGATTGTCCCCTTAA
- a CDS encoding RsmD family RNA methyltransferase, giving the protein MRIISGTHKGKRLRAPKNLPVRPTTDFAKESLFNILGNRIDIADTKVLDLFAGTGNISYEFASRGAKDITAVDQHYGCCKYINATAKELDFNIRVVKSDVFAFVAKHLESYDLIFADPPYDLGEEAFSNLVNKVLAGDLLAADGILIVEHPKHLDLSEVLGFFELRRYGGSCFSFFNKK; this is encoded by the coding sequence ATGCGAATAATTTCAGGCACACATAAAGGAAAACGACTAAGAGCTCCTAAGAACTTACCTGTTAGGCCAACTACAGATTTTGCTAAGGAATCCTTATTCAATATTCTGGGCAATCGCATTGATATAGCAGATACTAAGGTGTTGGACCTCTTTGCAGGCACTGGGAACATTTCTTACGAATTTGCCTCTCGCGGGGCCAAAGACATTACTGCGGTAGATCAGCACTACGGATGTTGCAAGTATATAAACGCCACCGCTAAGGAGTTGGATTTTAATATCCGTGTCGTTAAAAGCGATGTCTTTGCCTTTGTAGCAAAGCATTTGGAATCCTATGACCTGATCTTTGCCGACCCCCCATATGATCTTGGCGAAGAGGCATTTAGCAATTTGGTCAATAAAGTATTAGCGGGAGATTTACTTGCTGCGGATGGAATCCTGATCGTTGAACACCCCAAGCACTTAGACCTGAGTGAAGTTCTTGGTTTCTTTGAATTGCGCAGATACGGAGGCAGTTGCTTTTCTTTCTTTAATAAAAAATAG
- a CDS encoding histidine phosphatase family protein produces MKTLYLVRHAKSSWEHNLPDRERPLKKRGLNDAEAMALAVSKEIATPQLFISSPANRAHTTFLFFKEAFGVADEKCRVDERLYDFGGQDVMQVIAETPAELDTLMIFGHNHAFTSIVNMLGDKYIDNLPTCGFAAIRFQQNDWDNLSDGKTIMTLFPKEIR; encoded by the coding sequence ATGAAGACCTTGTATTTGGTGCGACATGCAAAATCTTCTTGGGAGCATAATCTCCCCGACAGGGAAAGGCCGTTAAAAAAACGCGGGCTAAACGATGCGGAGGCTATGGCCTTGGCTGTGTCTAAAGAAATAGCGACGCCACAGTTGTTTATTTCCAGTCCTGCTAACAGAGCGCATACAACCTTTTTGTTCTTTAAGGAGGCTTTTGGGGTAGCAGATGAGAAGTGTCGCGTAGATGAGCGCTTGTACGACTTTGGCGGCCAAGATGTGATGCAAGTAATTGCAGAGACCCCAGCGGAGCTGGACACACTTATGATCTTTGGGCATAATCATGCCTTTACCAGCATAGTGAATATGCTCGGTGACAAATACATAGATAATTTGCCAACCTGTGGGTTTGCAGCCATTCGATTCCAACAGAACGATTGGGACAACTTAAGCGATGGCAAGACAATAATGACATTATTTCCAAAAGAAATTCGCTAA